A genomic stretch from Pararhizobium sp. IMCC21322 includes:
- a CDS encoding ABC transporter ATP-binding protein, with the protein MSETQSSAATASQHTSPRAIELIGINKRFGPVHANKDINLSVGQGSIHGIIGENGAGKSTLMSIIYGFYQADSGEIRIKGQPITIKDSQAAISAGIGMVHQHFMLVENFSVLENIVLGAEGGAVLAGALAKARKDLKHLEEEYQLDVDPNAMIEDLPVGLQQRVEILKALYRGADILILDEPTGVLTPAEADHLFRILEQLKAQGKTIILITHKLREIMAITDMVSVMRRGEMVATVTTAETSLAELAELMVGRSVLLNVEKTPATPGELLLEVEDLTVRDERGVIMVDHVSLNVRAGEIVGIAGVAGNGQSELLEAISGIYPALSGRVLLKGAPIDVTGDADPALLREKGMAHVPEDRHHMGLVLPFEENENAILGYQVREPFVKGPFLDIGAMRKDAADKIEKYDIRPPNPRLKTGNFSGGNQQKIVLAREMEQNPDVLIIGQPTRGVDIGAIEFIHRRIVEMRDAGKAILLVSVELDEIRSLADRVLVMFAGRVVGECSPDTPEGEIGMLMAGIERAEAAE; encoded by the coding sequence ATGTCTGAGACCCAAAGCAGCGCTGCAACCGCCTCACAACACACATCACCGCGTGCAATCGAACTGATCGGTATCAATAAACGTTTCGGTCCCGTTCATGCCAACAAGGACATCAACCTGTCAGTCGGGCAAGGGTCCATTCACGGCATAATTGGTGAGAATGGTGCTGGCAAATCCACTTTAATGTCGATTATCTACGGGTTTTATCAGGCCGATTCCGGCGAGATACGGATCAAGGGTCAACCCATTACCATCAAAGACAGTCAGGCAGCGATTTCTGCCGGCATAGGCATGGTGCATCAGCATTTCATGCTGGTGGAAAATTTTTCAGTTCTGGAAAACATCGTCCTGGGTGCCGAAGGCGGTGCTGTGCTTGCCGGTGCTCTTGCCAAAGCGCGCAAGGATCTGAAGCATCTGGAGGAAGAGTATCAGCTTGATGTTGATCCGAATGCCATGATTGAAGACCTGCCCGTTGGCCTGCAGCAGCGGGTTGAAATTCTGAAAGCGCTTTATCGCGGCGCTGACATTCTTATTCTTGACGAGCCCACTGGCGTGCTGACCCCGGCAGAGGCTGATCACCTGTTTCGCATTCTTGAGCAATTGAAGGCTCAGGGCAAAACCATCATTCTGATTACCCACAAATTGCGCGAAATCATGGCGATTACCGATATGGTGTCTGTTATGCGCCGCGGCGAAATGGTGGCCACCGTCACAACCGCAGAGACAAGCCTGGCAGAACTTGCCGAGTTGATGGTTGGTCGCAGTGTGCTGTTGAATGTTGAAAAGACACCTGCAACACCGGGTGAATTGTTGCTTGAAGTTGAGGATCTGACGGTTCGCGATGAGCGCGGTGTGATTATGGTGGACCATGTGTCGCTGAATGTGCGTGCAGGCGAAATTGTTGGCATTGCCGGGGTTGCAGGTAATGGGCAATCTGAATTGCTGGAAGCCATATCGGGCATTTACCCGGCCTTGAGCGGACGGGTTTTGCTGAAAGGTGCGCCAATCGATGTCACAGGCGATGCTGATCCGGCACTGTTGCGCGAAAAAGGCATGGCGCATGTGCCCGAAGACCGGCACCATATGGGCCTGGTGCTGCCATTTGAGGAAAACGAAAACGCCATATTGGGCTATCAGGTGCGCGAACCTTTTGTGAAAGGCCCGTTCCTGGATATTGGTGCCATGCGCAAGGATGCCGCAGACAAGATCGAAAAATACGATATTCGTCCACCCAATCCGAGATTGAAGACTGGTAATTTTTCCGGTGGCAATCAGCAGAAAATCGTTCTGGCCCGTGAAATGGAGCAGAACCCCGATGTGCTGATCATTGGCCAACCGACACGTGGTGTGGATATTGGCGCCATTGAATTCATTCACAGACGTATTGTCGAAATGCGAGATGCGGGAAAAGCAATCCTGCTGGTCTCTGTGGAACTCGATGAAATTCGATCCCTGGCTGACCGTGTTCTGGTGATGTTTGCAGGCCGTGTTGTCGGCGAGTGCTCACCTGACACACCGGAAGGTGAAATCGGCATGCTGATGGCTGGCATTGAACGGGCGGAGGCCGCAGAATGA